CACCCTAACTTATCACATTCTTTTTATTTGCGCAAAACTAACAAGAACAAAACTCACAGACAAGAGCTAATCTCTTCATCTAAAAAATAGATATTTGCAAAACCGCTATTAACTAAATCACTCCCCAGCAAAGATACCGTGTGCCCGCTGTAACAATTTAATAAAATCTTTTTATCCACATTGTTTTTTAAAAGCGTTTGGAGTTCTTCTTGCGTTGTGAGATTAACTGCCCCTTGCAAATGCCCCTCCATAAAGTCTAGTGGCATTCTAATATCCACAATTATCCAATCCTTTGCGCCAATAACCTTTGGCAAGTCTTCTTTAAAAATTGCTCGCGCTAGACTTTGATGATTTTTTCCATAAGCTTGCATTAGATTCCTTTTCAATGTTTTTATTTAAAGTATATTTCACATTAACACAATAACTCTTAAATTATGCTAGAATATCGGCTTTAAAAGGTGCGTTATGAAAACTCTAACTCTTGCTAGCATTTACGAAATCCAAGGGCATCGCCACGAAGCTGCGGAGATTTATCAAGCCATTTTAGAAAAAGACCCTAGCAACGCAGAAGCAAAAATCGCATTAAAACGCCTAGTTAGCAATCGCAAAAACTACGGCAAAGCAAATGAAGATATGCTAAATTTATTTATCCAAATGGATAGCAATGTGGAATTTAACGAATTTGAAAGGTGGTTATTGCAATTATGGAATTAAAAGAAGCGATTTTACAAACCTTAGCTGAAATTGATACAAATGCAGAATCTATGGAATCCAAACCCGCTTTTGAAGCACCCAAACTTGAACGCGATGCGCTTTTAGATATACTTCCCACAGAACAAACCACCAAAAACACGGATATGCAAAGCCCTTATGCACGCAAAATTGAAAAACTAGATTTTAAAAATACAGAAGAATTAAAAACACTTCTTAGCAAACAATATTTAGAAGAAGAAAAGTTTTTAAACGCACTGCAAGAAAGAATCCTTGTGCTATTTGAAGGCTTACAATCTCCAAATAACCGCAATATAGAAAATAAAGTAGATATGATTCTAAACTTTTTAGAATATACGCTAGCTATTATTGATGAAAAAAAGAGCCAAAGATGAAAAAAAAATTATTATTTACTTTTGATTTACCATTTTTCTTTATAATTTCGCCATCTCAACAGGATGAGTTGAGAGACAAACTTAAGCAATTAAGTTTGGTTATCCTTTTAGGAAGTGTATTTCATCCACTCCTCCTTTGTTTAAGGACACTTAGTGTGAGTAAGTTCTTTGAAAATATTTTTTCTAGCTGGTGTTTTCCTAGATTTTTATTTAACCCCCTAAAATACCCAATCCTCCTTTTTGTTAGGAAAATGCCATGCTAGAAGTGTTGATGATAGAAGATGATTTAGAGCTTGCGACCATTCTTAGCGAATACTTGAAAGCTCACAATATTAATGTAACGAATTATGATGAACCATATACTGGTA
The Helicobacter winghamensis ATCC BAA-430 DNA segment above includes these coding regions:
- a CDS encoding rhodanese-like domain-containing protein, whose translation is MQAYGKNHQSLARAIFKEDLPKVIGAKDWIIVDIRMPLDFMEGHLQGAVNLTTQEELQTLLKNNVDKKILLNCYSGHTVSLLGSDLVNSGFANIYFLDEEISSCL
- a CDS encoding tetratricopeptide repeat protein, which gives rise to MKTLTLASIYEIQGHRHEAAEIYQAILEKDPSNAEAKIALKRLVSNRKNYGKANEDMLNLFIQMDSNVEFNEFERWLLQLWN
- a CDS encoding CiaD-like domain-containing protein, which encodes MELKEAILQTLAEIDTNAESMESKPAFEAPKLERDALLDILPTEQTTKNTDMQSPYARKIEKLDFKNTEELKTLLSKQYLEEEKFLNALQERILVLFEGLQSPNNRNIENKVDMILNFLEYTLAIIDEKKSQR